The nucleotide window ATTCGTTATATAAGTTATAAGAGGCGCGTGTAAAACAAACGGGGTGTGGGGCGTAGAGTGAAAGCTAGTTGGATACCATCCATGTAATTTTTACATGGATGTAGAGCTTTTTTGTATACTTATTATTCCTTGATGATCattgatataattatttaataatcaCCTCATTTGagaattaataaaactaaattaactatctcataaaataaaatttattctcCAATTAGGatatataatattagaatttagatcattaatatgaattaataacattttttatattataattttttgtatagaaTTAGATACTTAATATGTAAAATTATGAGATTAATGCtagattaattatataaatgttATTCTCTATGAAAGTATAAATATAGTTTTAAAATATATGCTTATTTCTATGTTATTGTAAAGAtaacataataattttatatgaaactattcttttagaatttgaatattctaaattttaaattttacttttgagagtaaagtatgatcttttattttttattttataagtgagaccaagaaaaaatataagagagaaattattcaaaaataaaatatcacacTTTAccctataaaataaaaatttaaaatttagagaattcaaatttattcttttatatatttataataaatttgatcCGATCTAACAATGCCGTTGACATGTCCATAATATAGTCATTGACTTTAATTTGTTCATATAGCCCACAATTGTCGGAAATATAAAATgcctttaaatattaaaaacacatggtaatatatattttaagtcTTGAATTCCAGACTGTTGATGCATTTACAAAAGGAATAGTCTCATGCATGATTGAAGGGCAACAGTATATAAAGGGTAGCAAGCATGCAAACTTTGTGAACCAAGCATAGATCATTAGGGTCTCTAGGAAAAGAGAGTACTAATAAAGATCTGAGGCTACACAAGAAACCAAATATGGGAACTTTCTCAGGGTCGAGGCAATGGCCTCGACTCATCTACTTAGTGGCATTTTGCCTACTTGCAATTAGTGTCATTGCTAAGCCTGATGATGAAGATCATGATAGGAAACCTTTCCCTcatgaaaaacataaaaaagagCACGAATTACCTCCAAAGCATGAAGAACATCcacaccatcatcatcataaacGACATCCACATGAACATAAATCTCCACCACCTCCACCTTATGGTTACAAATCACCGACTCCACCAATCTATtctccaccacctccatatgtTTATAAATCTCCTCCTCCACCAGTTCATTCTCCGCCTCCTCCAGTGCATTCACCTCCACCACCATATATCTACAAGTCTCCTCCACCATCAAATCACTCACCGCCTCCACCGTATGTATATAAATCACCTCCTCCACCAGTTCACTCACCGCCTCCACCGTATGTTTATAAATCTCCACCTCCTCCAGTTCACTCACCGCCTCCACCGTATGTTTACAAATCACCTCCTCCTCCTGTTCACTCACCTCCTCCACCAGTCAACTCTCCGCCCCCACCATATGTTTATAAATCTCCACCTCCTCCACCATACGTTTATAAATCTCCACCTCCTCCAGTTCATTCTCCGCCTCCACCAGTTCGTTCACCGCCTCCACCGTACGTTTACAAATCACCTCCTCCTCCTGTTCACTCACCTCCTCCACCAGTCCactctccaccaccaccatatgTTTATAAATCTCCACCTCCTCCAGTTCACTCTCCGCCTCCACCAGTTCATTCACCTCCTCCACCAGTCCACTCTCCGCCTCCACCGTACGTTTATAAATCCCCACCTCCTCCAGTTCACTCACCGCCTCCACCCTATGTTTATAAATCTCCACCTCCTCCTGTTCACTCTCCGCCTCCACCAGTTCACTCACCGCCTCCACCGTATGTTTACAAATCACCTCCTCCACCAGTCCACTCTCCGCCCCCACCATATGTTTATAAATCTCCACCTCCTCCAGTTCACTCACCGCCTCCACCGTACGTTTACAAATCACCTCCTCCTCCTGTTCACTCACCTCCTCCACCAGTCCACTCTCCGCCACCACCATATGTTTATAAATCTCCACCTCCTCCAGTACACTCACCGTCTCCACCGTACGTTTACAAATCACCTCCTCCTCCTGTTCACTCACCTCCTCCACCGTACGTTTACAAATCACCTCCTCCTCTTGTTCACTCACCTCCTCCACCAGTCCACTCTCCACCCCCACCATATGTTTATAAATCTCCACCTCCTCCAGTTCACTCACCGCCTCCACCAATTCACTCACCGCCTCCCCCATATGTTTACAAATCACCTCCTCCTCCTGTTCACTCACCTCCTCCACCAGTCCACTCTCCGCCCCCACCATACGTTTATAAATCTCCACCTCCTCCAGTCCACTCTCCGCCTCCACCGTACGTTTACAAATCACCTCCTCCACCAGTCCACTCTCCACCCCCACCATATGTTTATAAATCTCCACCTCCTCCAGTTCACTCTCCGCCTCCACCAATTCACTCACCGCCTCCACCATATGTTTACAAATCACCTCCTCTACCAGTCCACTCTCCGCCCCCACCATATGTTTATAAATCTCCACCTCCTCCAGTTCACTCTCCGCCTCCACCGTACGTTTACAAATCACCTCCTCCTCCGGTTCACTCACCCCCTCCACCAGTCCATTCACCTCCACCACCATATATCTACAAGTCTCCTCCTCCACCTGTTCACTCTCCGCCTCCACCGTATGCTTACAAATCGCCTCATTCACCAATCCATTCTCCGCCCCCTCCATATGTATATAAATCTCCTCCTTCACCAGTTCACTCTCCACCTCCTCCAATACATTCACCTCCACCACCATATATCTACAAGTCTCCTCCACCACCAATTCACTCACCGCCTCCACCGTACGTTTACAAATCACCTCCTCCTCCAGTTCACTCACCCCGTCCACCAGTCCATTCCCCGCCTCCACCGTACGTTTACAAATCACCTCCTCCACCAATTCACTCGCCTCCACCACCATATATCTATAAGTCTCCTCCTCCACCTGTTCACTCGCCGCCTCCACCGTATGTTTACAAATCACCTCCTCCACCAATCCACTCCCCACCCCCTCCATATGTCTATAAATCTCCTCCCCCACCAGTTCATTCTCCGCCTCCTCCAGTGCATTCACCTCCACCACCATATATTTACAAGTCTCCTCCACCACCAATTCACTCACCGCCTCCACCATACGTTTACAAATCACCTCCTCCACCAGTCCATTCCCCACCCCCACCATATACTTATAAATCTCCACCTCCTATAGTTCACTCTCCGCCTCCACCAGTCCATTCACCACCCCCCCCATATGTTTACAAATCACCTCCTCCACCAGTCCACTCTCCGCCTCCTCCAGTCCATTCACTTCCACCACCATATGTTTACAAATCACCTCCTCCACCAATCCACTCTCCTCCCCCACCATATGTCTATAAATCTCCTCCTCCACCAGTTCACTCTCCGCCTCCTTCTCCATCTGTCCACTCCCcgccaccaccatatgcctataaGTCTCCCCCTCCTCCTGTCCACTCACCACCTCCACCAGTCCATTCACCCCCGCCACCATATATTTACAAGTCTCCTCCTCCATCAGTTCACTCACCGCCTCCACCGTATGTTTACAAATCACCCCCTCCTCCATATCACACACCGTCACCACTAATTCActcaccaccacctccatatatcTATAAGTCTCCACCACCTCCA belongs to Arachis duranensis cultivar V14167 chromosome 8, aradu.V14167.gnm2.J7QH, whole genome shotgun sequence and includes:
- the LOC107461373 gene encoding extensin-2-like isoform X37, with translation MGTFSGSRQWPRLIYLVAFCLLAISVIAKPDDEDHDRKPFPHEKHKKEHELPPKHEEHPHHHHHKRHPHEHKSPPPPPYGYKSPTPPIYSPPPPYVYKSPPPPVHSPPPPVHSPPPPYIYKSPPPSNHSPPPPYVYKSPPPPVHSPPPPYVYKSPPPPVHSPPPPYVYKSPPPPVHSPPPPVNSPPPPYVYKSPPPPVHSPPPPVHSPPPPYVYKSPPPPVHSPPPPYVYKSPPYKSPPPPVHSPPPPIHSPPPPYVYKSPPLPVHSPPPPYVYKSPPPPVHSPPPPYVYKSPPPPPYIYKSPPPPVHSPPPPYAYKSPHSPIHSPPPPYVYKSPPSPVHSPPPPIHSPPPPYIYKSPPPPIHSPPPPYVYKSPPPPVHSPRPPVHSPPPPYVYKSPPPPIHSPPPPYIYKSPPPPVHSPPPPYVYKSPPPPIHSPPPPYVYKSPPPPVHSPPPPVHSPPPPYIYKSPPPPIHSPPPPYVYKSPPPPVHSPPPPYTYKSPPPIVHSPPPPVHSPPPPYVYKSPPPPVHSPPPPVHSLPPPYVYKSPPPPIHSPPPPYVYKSPPPPVHSPPPSPSVHSPPPPYAYKSPPPPVHSPPPPVHSPPPPYIYKSPPPSVHSPPPPYVYKSPPPPYHTPSPLIHSPPPPYIYKSPPPPVHSPPPPYIYKSPPPLAHSPPPPHVYVYPLQSPPPPHVPNHPPYLYNSPPPPPKGY
- the LOC107461373 gene encoding extensin-3-like isoform X47, translated to MGTFSGSRQWPRLIYLVAFCLLAISVIAKPDDEDHDRKPFPHEKHKKEHELPPKHEEHPHHHHHKRHPHEHKSPPPPPYGYKSPTPPIYSPPPPYVYKSPPPPVHSPPPPVHSPPPPYIYKSPPPSNHSPPPPYVYKSPPPPVHSPPPPYVYKSPPPPVHSPPPPYVYKSPPPPVHSPPPPVNSPPPPYVYKSPPPPVHSPPPPVHSPPPPYVYKSPPPPVHSPPPPYVYKSPPYKSPPPPVHSPPPPYVYKSPPPPPYIYKSPPPPVHSPPPPYAYKSPHSPIHSPPPPYVYKSPPSPVHSPPPPIHSPPPPYIYKSPPPPIHSPPPPYVYKSPPPPVHSPRPPVHSPPPPYVYKSPPPPIHSPPPPYIYKSPPPPVHSPPPPYVYKSPPPPIHSPPPPYVYKSPPPPVHSPPPPVHSPPPPYIYKSPPPPIHSPPPPYVYKSPPPPVHSPPPPYTYKSPPPIVHSPPPPVHSPPPPYVYKSPPPPVHSPPPPVHSLPPPYVYKSPPPPIHSPPPPYVYKSPPPPVHSPPPSPSVHSPPPPYAYKSPPPPVHSPPPPVHSPPPPYIYKSPPPSVHSPPPPYVYKSPPPPYHTPSPLIHSPPPPYIYKSPPPPVHSPPPPYIYKSPPPLAHSPPPPHVYVYPLQSPPPPHVPNHPPYLYNSPPPPPKGY
- the LOC107461373 gene encoding extensin-2-like isoform X48; its protein translation is MGTFSGSRQWPRLIYLVAFCLLAISVIAKPDDEDHDRKPFPHEKHKKEHELPPKHEEHPHHHHHKRHPHEHKSPPPPPYGYKSPTPPIYSPPPPYVYKSPPPPVHSPPPPVHSPPPPYIYKSPPPSNHSPPPPYVYKSPPPPVHSPPPPYVYKSPPPPVHSPPPPYVYKSPPPPVHSPPPPVHSPPPPYVYKSPPPPVHSPPPPIHSPPPPYVYKSPPLPVHSPPPPYVYKSPPPPVHSPPPPYVYKSPPPPPYIYKSPPPPVHSPPPPYAYKSPHSPIHSPPPPYVYKSPPSPVHSPPPPIHSPPPPYIYKSPPPPIHSPPPPYVYKSPPPPVHSPRPPVHSPPPPYVYKSPPPPIHSPPPPYIYKSPPPPVHSPPPPYVYKSPPPPIHSPPPPYVYKSPPPPVHSPPPPVHSPPPPYIYKSPPPPIHSPPPPYVYKSPPPPVHSPPPPYTYKSPPPIVHSPPPPVHSPPPPYVYKSPPPPVHSPPPPVHSLPPPYVYKSPPPPIHSPPPPYVYKSPPPPVHSPPPSPSVHSPPPPYAYKSPPPPVHSPPPPVHSPPPPYIYKSPPPSVHSPPPPYVYKSPPPPYHTPSPLIHSPPPPYIYKSPPPPVHSPPPPYIYKSPPPLAHSPPPPHVYVYPLQSPPPPHVPNHPPYLYNSPPPPPKGY
- the LOC107461373 gene encoding extensin-2-like isoform X46; protein product: MGTFSGSRQWPRLIYLVAFCLLAISVIAKPDDEDHDRKPFPHEKHKKEHELPPKHEEHPHHHHHKRHPHEHKSPPPPPYGYKSPTPPIYSPPPPYVYKSPPPPVHSPPPPVHSPPPPYIYKSPPPSNHSPPPPYVYKSPPPPVHSPPPPYVYKSPPPPVHSPPPPIHSPPPPYVYKSPPPPVHSPPPPVHSPPPPYVYKSPPPPVHSPPPPIHSPPPPYVYKSPPLPVHSPPPPYVYKSPPPPVHSPPPPYVYKSPPPPPYIYKSPPPPVHSPPPPYAYKSPHSPIHSPPPPYVYKSPPSPVHSPPPPIHSPPPPYIYKSPPPPIHSPPPPYVYKSPPPPVHSPRPPVHSPPPPYVYKSPPPPIHSPPPPYIYKSPPPPVHSPPPPYVYKSPPPPIHSPPPPYVYKSPPPPVHSPPPPVHSPPPPYIYKSPPPPIHSPPPPYVYKSPPPPVHSPPPPYTYKSPPPIVHSPPPPVHSPPPPYVYKSPPPPVHSPPPPVHSLPPPYVYKSPPPPIHSPPPPYVYKSPPPPVHSPPPSPSVHSPPPPYAYKSPPPPVHSPPPPVHSPPPPYIYKSPPPSVHSPPPPYVYKSPPPPYHTPSPLIHSPPPPYIYKSPPPPVHSPPPPYIYKSPPPLAHSPPPPHVYVYPLQSPPPPHVPNHPPYLYNSPPPPPKGY
- the LOC107461373 gene encoding extensin-2-like isoform X23 produces the protein MGTFSGSRQWPRLIYLVAFCLLAISVIAKPDDEDHDRKPFPHEKHKKEHELPPKHEEHPHHHHHKRHPHEHKSPPPPPYGYKSPTPPIYSPPPPYVYKSPPPPVHSPPPPVHSPPPPYIYKSPPPSNHSPPPPYVYKSPPPPVHSPPPPYVYKSPPPPVHSPPPPYVYKSPPPPVHSPPPPVHSPPPPYVYKSPPPPVHSPPPPYVYKSPPPPVHSPPPPVHSPPPPYVYKSPPPPVHSPPPPIHSPPPPYVYKSPPPPVHSPPPPVHSPPPPYVYKSPPPPVHSPPPPIHSPPPPYVYKSPPLPVHSPPPPYVYKSPPPPVHSPPPPYVYKSPPPPPYIYKSPPPPVHSPPPPYAYKSPHSPIHSPPPPYVYKSPPSPVHSPPPPIHSPPPPYIYKSPPPPIHSPPPPYVYKSPPPPVHSPRPPVHSPPPPYVYKSPPPPIHSPPPPYIYKSPPPPVHSPPPPYVYKSPPPPIHSPPPPYVYKSPPPPVHSPPPPVHSPPPPYIYKSPPPPIHSPPPPYVYKSPPPPVHSPPPPYTYKSPPPIVHSPPPPVHSPPPPYVYKSPPPPVHSPPPPVHSLPPPYVYKSPPPPIHSPPPPYVYKSPPPPVHSPPPSPSVHSPPPPYAYKSPPPPVHSPPPPVHSPPPPYIYKSPPPSVHSPPPPYVYKSPPPPYHTPSPLIHSPPPPYIYKSPPPPVHSPPPPYIYKSPPPLAHSPPPPHVYVYPLQSPPPPHVPNHPPYLYNSPPPPPKGY
- the LOC107461373 gene encoding extensin-3-like isoform X35 — its product is MGTFSGSRQWPRLIYLVAFCLLAISVIAKPDDEDHDRKPFPHEKHKKEHELPPKHEEHPHHHHHKRHPHEHKSPPPPPYGYKSPTPPIYSPPPPYVYKSPPPPVHSPPPPVHSPPPPYIYKSPPPSNHSPPPPYVYKSPPPPVHSPPPPYVYKSPPPPVHSPPPPYVYKSPPPPVHSPPPPVHSPPPPYVYKSPPPPVHSPPPPIHSPPPPYVYKSPPPPVHSPPPPVHSPPPPYVYKSPPPPVHSPPPPIHSPPPPYVYKSPPLPVHSPPPPYVYKSPPPPVHSPPPPYVYKSPPPPPYIYKSPPPPVHSPPPPYAYKSPHSPIHSPPPPYVYKSPPSPVHSPPPPIHSPPPPYIYKSPPPPIHSPPPPYVYKSPPPPVHSPRPPVHSPPPPYVYKSPPPPIHSPPPPYIYKSPPPPVHSPPPPYVYKSPPPPIHSPPPPYVYKSPPPPVHSPPPPVHSPPPPYIYKSPPPPIHSPPPPYVYKSPPPPVHSPPPPYTYKSPPPIVHSPPPPVHSPPPPYVYKSPPPPVHSPPPPVHSLPPPYVYKSPPPPIHSPPPPYVYKSPPPPVHSPPPSPSVHSPPPPYAYKSPPPPVHSPPPPVHSPPPPYIYKSPPPSVHSPPPPYVYKSPPPPYHTPSPLIHSPPPPYIYKSPPPPVHSPPPPYIYKSPPPLAHSPPPPHVYVYPLQSPPPPHVPNHPPYLYNSPPPPPKGY
- the LOC107461373 gene encoding extensin-2-like isoform X50, with product MGTFSGSRQWPRLIYLVAFCLLAISVIAKPDDEDHDRKPFPHEKHKKEHELPPKHEEHPHHHHHKRHPHEHKSPPPPPYGYKSPTPPIYSPPPPYVYKSPPPPVHSPPPPVHSPPPPYIYKSPPPSNHSPPPPYVYKSPPPPVHSPPPPYVYKSPPPPVHSPPPPYVYKSPPPPVHSPPPPVNSPPPPYVYKSPPPPVHSPPPPYVYKSPPPPVHSPPPPVHSPPPPYVYKSPPPPPYIYKSPPPPVHSPPPPYAYKSPHSPIHSPPPPYVYKSPPSPVHSPPPPIHSPPPPYIYKSPPPPIHSPPPPYVYKSPPPPVHSPRPPVHSPPPPYVYKSPPPPIHSPPPPYIYKSPPPPVHSPPPPYVYKSPPPPIHSPPPPYVYKSPPPPVHSPPPPVHSPPPPYIYKSPPPPIHSPPPPYVYKSPPPPVHSPPPPYTYKSPPPIVHSPPPPVHSPPPPYVYKSPPPPVHSPPPPVHSLPPPYVYKSPPPPIHSPPPPYVYKSPPPPVHSPPPSPSVHSPPPPYAYKSPPPPVHSPPPPVHSPPPPYIYKSPPPSVHSPPPPYVYKSPPPPYHTPSPLIHSPPPPYIYKSPPPPVHSPPPPYIYKSPPPLAHSPPPPHVYVYPLQSPPPPHVPNHPPYLYNSPPPPPKGY
- the LOC107461373 gene encoding extensin-2-like isoform X22, whose amino-acid sequence is MGTFSGSRQWPRLIYLVAFCLLAISVIAKPDDEDHDRKPFPHEKHKKEHELPPKHEEHPHHHHHKRHPHEHKSPPPPPYGYKSPTPPIYSPPPPYVYKSPPPPVHSPPPPVHSPPPPYIYKSPPPSNHSPPPPYVYKSPPPPVHSPPPPYVYKSPPPPVHSPPPPVHSPPPPYVYKSPPPPVHSPPPPYVYKSPPPPVHSPPPPYVYKSPPPPVHSPPPPVHSPPPPYVYKSPPPPVHSPPPPIHSPPPPYVYKSPPPPVHSPPPPVHSPPPPYVYKSPPPPVHSPPPPIHSPPPPYVYKSPPLPVHSPPPPYVYKSPPPPVHSPPPPYVYKSPPPPPYIYKSPPPPVHSPPPPYAYKSPHSPIHSPPPPYVYKSPPSPVHSPPPPIHSPPPPYIYKSPPPPIHSPPPPYVYKSPPPPVHSPRPPVHSPPPPYVYKSPPPPIHSPPPPYIYKSPPPPVHSPPPPYVYKSPPPPIHSPPPPYVYKSPPPPVHSPPPPVHSPPPPYIYKSPPPPIHSPPPPYVYKSPPPPVHSPPPPYTYKSPPPIVHSPPPPVHSPPPPYVYKSPPPPVHSPPPPVHSLPPPYVYKSPPPPIHSPPPPYVYKSPPPPVHSPPPSPSVHSPPPPYAYKSPPPPVHSPPPPVHSPPPPYIYKSPPPSVHSPPPPYVYKSPPPPYHTPSPLIHSPPPPYIYKSPPPPVHSPPPPYIYKSPPPLAHSPPPPHVYVYPLQSPPPPHVPNHPPYLYNSPPPPPKGY
- the LOC107461373 gene encoding extensin-2-like isoform X12: MGTFSGSRQWPRLIYLVAFCLLAISVIAKPDDEDHDRKPFPHEKHKKEHELPPKHEEHPHHHHHKRHPHEHKSPPPPPYGYKSPTPPIYSPPPPYVYKSPPPPVHSPPPPVHSPPPPYIYKSPPPSNHSPPPPYVYKSPPPPVHSPPPPYVYKSPPPPVHSPPPPYVYKSPPPPVHSPPPPVNSPPPPYVYKSPPPPVHSPPPPYVYKSPPPPVHSPPPPVHSPPPPYVYKSPPPPVHSPPPPYVYKSPPPPVHSPPPPYVYKSPPPPVHSPPPPVHSPPPPYVYKSPPYKSPPPPVHSPPPPIHSPPPPYVYKSPPLPVHSPPPPYVYKSPPPPVHSPPPPYVYKSPPPPPYIYKSPPPPVHSPPPPYAYKSPHSPIHSPPPPYVYKSPPSPVHSPPPPIHSPPPPYIYKSPPPPIHSPPPPYVYKSPPPPVHSPRPPVHSPPPPYVYKSPPPPIHSPPPPYIYKSPPPPVHSPPPPYVYKSPPPPIHSPPPPYVYKSPPPPVHSPPPPVHSPPPPYIYKSPPPPIHSPPPPYVYKSPPPPVHSPPPPYTYKSPPPIVHSPPPPVHSPPPPYVYKSPPPPVHSPPPPVHSLPPPYVYKSPPPPIHSPPPPYVYKSPPPPVHSPPPSPSVHSPPPPYAYKSPPPPVHSPPPPVHSPPPPYIYKSPPPSVHSPPPPYVYKSPPPPYHTPSPLIHSPPPPYIYKSPPPPVHSPPPPYIYKSPPPLAHSPPPPHVYVYPLQSPPPPHVPNHPPYLYNSPPPPPKGY
- the LOC107461373 gene encoding extensin-3-like isoform X34, which codes for MGTFSGSRQWPRLIYLVAFCLLAISVIAKPDDEDHDRKPFPHEKHKKEHELPPKHEEHPHHHHHKRHPHEHKSPPPPPYGYKSPTPPIYSPPPPYVYKSPPPPVHSPPPPVHSPPPPYIYKSPPPSNHSPPPPYVYKSPPPPVHSPPPPYVYKSPPPPVHSPPPPYVYKSPPPPVHSPPPPVNSPPPPYVYKSPPPPVHSPPPPYVYKSPPPPVHSPPPPVHSPPPPYVYKSPPPPVHSPPPPYVYKSPPPPVHSPPPPYVYKSPPPPVHSPPPPYVYKSPPYKSPPPPVHSPPPPYVYKSPPPPPYIYKSPPPPVHSPPPPYAYKSPHSPIHSPPPPYVYKSPPSPVHSPPPPIHSPPPPYIYKSPPPPIHSPPPPYVYKSPPPPVHSPRPPVHSPPPPYVYKSPPPPIHSPPPPYIYKSPPPPVHSPPPPYVYKSPPPPIHSPPPPYVYKSPPPPVHSPPPPVHSPPPPYIYKSPPPPIHSPPPPYVYKSPPPPVHSPPPPYTYKSPPPIVHSPPPPVHSPPPPYVYKSPPPPVHSPPPPVHSLPPPYVYKSPPPPIHSPPPPYVYKSPPPPVHSPPPSPSVHSPPPPYAYKSPPPPVHSPPPPVHSPPPPYIYKSPPPSVHSPPPPYVYKSPPPPYHTPSPLIHSPPPPYIYKSPPPPVHSPPPPYIYKSPPPLAHSPPPPHVYVYPLQSPPPPHVPNHPPYLYNSPPPPPKGY
- the LOC107461373 gene encoding extensin-2-like isoform X19; this encodes MGTFSGSRQWPRLIYLVAFCLLAISVIAKPDDEDHDRKPFPHEKHKKEHELPPKHEEHPHHHHHKRHPHEHKSPPPPPYGYKSPTPPIYSPPPPYVYKSPPPPVHSPPPPVHSPPPPYIYKSPPPSNHSPPPPYVYKSPPPPVHSPPPPYVYKSPPPPVHSPPPPYVYKSPPPPVHSPPPPVNSPPPPYVYKSPPPPVHSPPPPYVYKSPPPPVHSPPPPVHSPPPPYVYKSPPPPVHSPPPPYVYKSPPPPVHSPPPPYVYKSPPPPVHSPPPPYVYKSPPPPVHSPPPPIHSPPPPYVYKSPPLPVHSPPPPYVYKSPPPPVHSPPPPYVYKSPPPPPYIYKSPPPPVHSPPPPYAYKSPHSPIHSPPPPYVYKSPPSPVHSPPPPIHSPPPPYIYKSPPPPIHSPPPPYVYKSPPPPVHSPRPPVHSPPPPYVYKSPPPPIHSPPPPYIYKSPPPPVHSPPPPYVYKSPPPPIHSPPPPYVYKSPPPPVHSPPPPVHSPPPPYIYKSPPPPIHSPPPPYVYKSPPPPVHSPPPPYTYKSPPPIVHSPPPPVHSPPPPYVYKSPPPPVHSPPPPVHSLPPPYVYKSPPPPIHSPPPPYVYKSPPPPVHSPPPSPSVHSPPPPYAYKSPPPPVHSPPPPVHSPPPPYIYKSPPPSVHSPPPPYVYKSPPPPYHTPSPLIHSPPPPYIYKSPPPPVHSPPPPYIYKSPPPLAHSPPPPHVYVYPLQSPPPPHVPNHPPYLYNSPPPPPKGY
- the LOC107461373 gene encoding extensin-2-like isoform X43; amino-acid sequence: MGTFSGSRQWPRLIYLVAFCLLAISVIAKPDDEDHDRKPFPHEKHKKEHELPPKHEEHPHHHHHKRHPHEHKSPPPPPYGYKSPTPPIYSPPPPYVYKSPPPPVHSPPPPVHSPPPPYIYKSPPPSNHSPPPPYVYKSPPPPVHSPPPPYVYKSPPPPVHSPPPPYVYKSPPPPVHSPPPPVNSPPPPYVYKSPPPPVHSPPPPYVYKSPPPPVHSPPPPVHSPPPPYVYKSPPPPVHSPPPPYVYKSPPPPVHSPPPPYVYKSPPPPPYIYKSPPPPVHSPPPPYAYKSPHSPIHSPPPPYVYKSPPSPVHSPPPPIHSPPPPYIYKSPPPPIHSPPPPYVYKSPPPPVHSPRPPVHSPPPPYVYKSPPPPIHSPPPPYIYKSPPPPVHSPPPPYVYKSPPPPIHSPPPPYVYKSPPPPVHSPPPPVHSPPPPYIYKSPPPPIHSPPPPYVYKSPPPPVHSPPPPYTYKSPPPIVHSPPPPVHSPPPPYVYKSPPPPVHSPPPPVHSLPPPYVYKSPPPPIHSPPPPYVYKSPPPPVHSPPPSPSVHSPPPPYAYKSPPPPVHSPPPPVHSPPPPYIYKSPPPSVHSPPPPYVYKSPPPPYHTPSPLIHSPPPPYIYKSPPPPVHSPPPPYIYKSPPPLAHSPPPPHVYVYPLQSPPPPHVPNHPPYLYNSPPPPPKGY
- the LOC107461373 gene encoding extensin-2-like isoform X42, whose translation is MGTFSGSRQWPRLIYLVAFCLLAISVIAKPDDEDHDRKPFPHEKHKKEHELPPKHEEHPHHHHHKRHPHEHKSPPPPPYGYKSPTPPIYSPPPPYVYKSPPPPVHSPPPPVHSPPPPYIYKSPPPSNHSPPPPYVYKSPPPPVHSPPPPYVYKSPPPPVHSPPPPYVYKSPPPPVHSPPPPVHSPPPPYVYKSPPPPVHSPPPPYVYKSPPPPVHSPPPPIHSPPPPYVYKSPPLPVHSPPPPYVYKSPPPPVHSPPPPYVYKSPPPPPYIYKSPPPPVHSPPPPYAYKSPHSPIHSPPPPYVYKSPPSPVHSPPPPIHSPPPPYIYKSPPPPIHSPPPPYVYKSPPPPVHSPRPPVHSPPPPYVYKSPPPPIHSPPPPYIYKSPPPPVHSPPPPYVYKSPPPPIHSPPPPYVYKSPPPPVHSPPPPVHSPPPPYIYKSPPPPIHSPPPPYVYKSPPPPVHSPPPPYTYKSPPPIVHSPPPPVHSPPPPYVYKSPPPPVHSPPPPVHSLPPPYVYKSPPPPIHSPPPPYVYKSPPPPVHSPPPSPSVHSPPPPYAYKSPPPPVHSPPPPVHSPPPPYIYKSPPPSVHSPPPPYVYKSPPPPYHTPSPLIHSPPPPYIYKSPPPPVHSPPPPYIYKSPPPLAHSPPPPHVYVYPLQSPPPPHVPNHPPYLYNSPPPPPKGY
- the LOC107461373 gene encoding extensin-3-like isoform X38 → MGTFSGSRQWPRLIYLVAFCLLAISVIAKPDDEDHDRKPFPHEKHKKEHELPPKHEEHPHHHHHKRHPHEHKSPPPPPYGYKSPTPPIYSPPPPYVYKSPPPPVHSPPPPVHSPPPPYIYKSPPPSNHSPPPPYVYKSPPPPVHSPPPPYVYKSPPPPVHSPPPPYVYKSPPPPVHSPPPPVHSPPPPYVYKSPPPPVHSPPPPYVYKSPPPPVHSPPPPYVYKSPPPPVHSPPPPIHSPPPPYVYKSPPLPVHSPPPPYVYKSPPPPVHSPPPPYVYKSPPPPPYIYKSPPPPVHSPPPPYAYKSPHSPIHSPPPPYVYKSPPSPVHSPPPPIHSPPPPYIYKSPPPPIHSPPPPYVYKSPPPPVHSPRPPVHSPPPPYVYKSPPPPIHSPPPPYIYKSPPPPVHSPPPPYVYKSPPPPIHSPPPPYVYKSPPPPVHSPPPPVHSPPPPYIYKSPPPPIHSPPPPYVYKSPPPPVHSPPPPYTYKSPPPIVHSPPPPVHSPPPPYVYKSPPPPVHSPPPPVHSLPPPYVYKSPPPPIHSPPPPYVYKSPPPPVHSPPPSPSVHSPPPPYAYKSPPPPVHSPPPPVHSPPPPYIYKSPPPSVHSPPPPYVYKSPPPPYHTPSPLIHSPPPPYIYKSPPPPVHSPPPPYIYKSPPPLAHSPPPPHVYVYPLQSPPPPHVPNHPPYLYNSPPPPPKGY